A region of Natribaculum luteum DNA encodes the following proteins:
- a CDS encoding amino acid-binding protein has translation MFDEIMEKFEGSPSQQAVIRLLLERGFSVNDEGRVVSGGIEIPNTGIAREIDVDRRVVDSTTDVILEDPELRRIFQNISQVPSLMDLAPVLDLTVLTIAVEDPDQKGIVASVTGLLAEHDVSIRQTISEDPEFTDDPRLYLVTDQDLPGELITELRDLEFVRKIELQ, from the coding sequence ATGTTCGACGAGATCATGGAGAAGTTCGAGGGGTCGCCGAGTCAGCAGGCCGTCATTCGGTTGCTACTCGAGCGGGGCTTTTCGGTCAACGACGAGGGCAGAGTCGTCTCCGGCGGTATCGAAATTCCAAACACCGGCATCGCCCGGGAGATCGACGTCGACCGACGCGTGGTCGACTCGACGACGGACGTCATCCTCGAGGATCCCGAACTCAGGCGCATCTTCCAGAACATCTCGCAGGTGCCGAGTCTGATGGACCTCGCGCCGGTGCTCGACCTGACGGTGCTCACGATCGCGGTCGAGGATCCGGACCAGAAGGGGATCGTCGCTTCCGTCACCGGCTTGCTCGCCGAACACGACGTCTCGATTCGCCAGACGATCAGCGAAGATCCCGAGTTCACCGACGACCCGCGGCTGTATCTCGTCACGGACCAGGACCTGCCGGGCGAACTCATCACCGAACTCCGGGATCTCGAGTTCGTCCGCAAGATCGAGTTGCAGTGA
- a CDS encoding TAXI family TRAP transporter solute-binding subunit codes for MVSSVNRRKLLKAAGVAGITAIAGCLGGDGDGGDGDGGDSSQLSWHAGGQSGTYYPLSNEFKSIVDENTDYSLQVQSTGASVANVGSLGREEADFALIQNDVGYFAANGTGLEEFEGEPVENLRGVATLYPETIHIVTQADSGISSIQDLEGTTINTGDLGSGTQVNALQILESVGITTDDFEEQNSGFSSASDQIKDGDIDAAFVVGGWPVGAIEDLATTSDISLVEVPEDVREDIKSDAEWFADDTIPGGQYGGIDEDVETVSVQAMIATHTGVDETVVEEVTAAIFDNVDELSTKADFISVDSAQEGMSIELHAGADAYFN; via the coding sequence ATGGTATCTTCCGTCAACAGACGCAAACTGCTCAAAGCGGCGGGTGTCGCAGGTATTACCGCGATCGCCGGCTGTCTCGGCGGCGACGGCGACGGCGGCGACGGCGACGGCGGCGACAGTTCGCAACTCTCCTGGCACGCGGGCGGGCAAAGCGGGACGTACTACCCGCTCTCGAACGAGTTCAAGAGCATCGTCGACGAAAACACCGATTACTCGCTGCAGGTCCAGTCGACCGGCGCGAGTGTCGCCAACGTCGGCAGCCTCGGTCGCGAGGAGGCCGACTTCGCGCTGATCCAGAACGACGTCGGCTACTTCGCGGCCAACGGGACCGGCCTCGAGGAGTTCGAAGGAGAACCGGTCGAGAACCTCCGCGGGGTCGCGACGCTGTACCCCGAGACGATCCACATCGTCACGCAGGCCGACTCGGGAATCTCCTCCATTCAGGACCTCGAGGGGACGACGATCAACACCGGCGACCTGGGTAGCGGGACGCAGGTCAACGCCCTGCAGATTCTCGAGTCGGTCGGAATCACGACCGACGATTTCGAAGAACAGAACTCCGGGTTCTCCTCGGCGTCCGACCAGATCAAAGACGGCGACATCGACGCGGCGTTCGTCGTCGGCGGCTGGCCCGTCGGCGCGATCGAGGACCTCGCGACGACGTCGGACATCTCGCTGGTCGAAGTTCCGGAAGACGTCCGCGAAGACATCAAATCGGACGCGGAGTGGTTCGCCGACGACACCATCCCCGGCGGCCAGTACGGCGGCATCGACGAGGACGTCGAGACCGTCTCCGTGCAGGCGATGATCGCCACGCACACCGGCGTCGACGAGACCGTCGTCGAGGAGGTTACGGCGGCGATCTTCGACAACGTCGACGAGCTGTCGACCAAGGCCGACTTCATCAGCGTCGACTCCGCACAGGAAGGTATGTCGATCGAGCTGCACGCTGGCGCTGACGCCTACTTCAACTAA
- a CDS encoding IMPACT family protein: MNRTYHTVAEPATASFVVQGSEFIGHVRPVESVEAAETFVDAVNAEYDDATHNVPAYRVRADADGDLLREYSSDEGEPSGSAGKPALNVLQGRDLENVAVVVTRYYGGTNLGVGGLVRAYSRAVKEAVDEAGVVEERPHERVSITVAYDDSGTVRGILESEGYEFDAAYEEAVSFDVRVPTAEAETFRDRIRSATSGRADLE; encoded by the coding sequence GTGAACCGAACGTACCACACCGTCGCCGAGCCGGCCACCGCGAGCTTCGTCGTGCAGGGCTCGGAGTTCATCGGCCACGTGCGGCCCGTCGAGTCGGTCGAGGCGGCAGAGACGTTCGTCGACGCCGTAAACGCGGAGTACGACGACGCGACCCACAACGTTCCCGCCTACCGGGTGCGGGCCGACGCCGACGGCGACCTCCTGCGGGAGTACTCGAGCGACGAGGGCGAGCCCTCCGGCTCCGCCGGCAAACCCGCGCTGAACGTCCTCCAGGGGCGTGACCTCGAGAACGTGGCCGTCGTCGTCACCCGCTACTACGGCGGGACGAACCTCGGCGTGGGCGGACTCGTCCGGGCGTACTCCCGCGCGGTCAAGGAGGCCGTCGACGAGGCCGGCGTCGTCGAGGAACGCCCCCACGAGCGCGTCTCGATCACCGTCGCGTACGACGACTCCGGCACCGTCCGGGGGATCCTCGAGAGCGAGGGCTACGAGTTCGACGCAGCGTACGAGGAGGCGGTGTCGTTCGACGTGCGCGTTCCCACGGCGGAGGCGGAGACGTTTCGCGACCGCATCAGGAGTGCGACGAGCGGCCGGGCCGACCTCGAGTGA
- a CDS encoding SRPBCC family protein: MQTVESSRFVRAPPDAVDRHLTPETIVEYEGSFTVRDVREREDDWLVTAGTATLELTFRFERLDNGFYYEQEGEEGPLEVMETTLTCEPEDEGTRVTVQSTVHMGLWPAALTDRIAAWKRRSELERALERLAADLE; this comes from the coding sequence GTGCAAACTGTCGAGTCGTCCAGGTTCGTCCGAGCCCCACCAGACGCAGTCGACCGTCATCTCACGCCCGAGACGATCGTCGAGTACGAGGGAAGTTTCACTGTCAGGGACGTTCGAGAGCGCGAGGACGACTGGCTCGTAACCGCCGGGACGGCCACCCTCGAGCTCACGTTCCGATTCGAACGCCTCGACAACGGCTTCTACTACGAACAGGAAGGGGAGGAGGGACCACTCGAGGTCATGGAGACGACGCTCACCTGCGAACCCGAAGACGAGGGTACCCGCGTCACCGTCCAGTCGACGGTACACATGGGACTGTGGCCGGCGGCGCTGACCGATCGGATCGCCGCCTGGAAACGACGAAGCGAACTCGAGCGGGCACTCGAACGGCTCGCGGCCGACCTCGAGTGA
- a CDS encoding DUF1850 domain-containing protein codes for MFRLSRQRLAVVLLVVLVAGSVVGTTAYATESTDRTVVVADADSGERLLEVPVENGTEVTLSYTHSVEKTPVKDVYVVDGDRLRMVRMEFNSYGAGLPARADVEQTGDGLVTRVDKPTERLYVAPRPVPGHELVVGDDRYDLVALGDDVDSVAIFVDGGLFDGIVTEVRTAVGGDETNQ; via the coding sequence GTGTTTCGACTATCGCGGCAACGGCTGGCTGTTGTACTCCTCGTCGTGCTCGTAGCGGGCAGTGTCGTCGGTACGACGGCGTATGCGACCGAGTCGACCGACCGAACGGTCGTCGTCGCCGACGCCGACTCCGGCGAACGGTTGCTCGAGGTGCCCGTCGAGAACGGGACGGAGGTGACGCTTTCGTACACCCACAGCGTGGAGAAAACGCCCGTCAAAGACGTCTACGTCGTCGATGGAGATCGACTCCGAATGGTCAGAATGGAGTTCAACTCCTACGGCGCGGGACTCCCTGCGAGGGCGGACGTCGAACAGACCGGCGACGGGCTCGTAACCAGGGTCGACAAACCGACCGAACGGCTCTACGTCGCCCCGAGACCCGTTCCGGGCCACGAACTCGTCGTCGGCGACGACCGGTACGATCTGGTCGCACTTGGCGACGACGTCGACAGCGTCGCCATCTTCGTCGACGGCGGACTCTTCGACGGAATCGTTACCGAGGTACGTACTGCGGTGGGTGGAGACGAGACGAACCAATGA
- a CDS encoding GNAT family N-acetyltransferase, producing MSLDALFPLTPVLDRLRRVSSITVGPDTGSTDVTITALREENLLEAAAVLSAALATETFTETTFHDRDGRFDRALRRIVELRLRTYLEVGQPVFVATVDDRVVGVAIVDRPGFRPSRLRLVRSLVARLPSTLRLLGRADWPGWYRVYRTATPPEVLPTATYTLEAIGIDPDWRGRGIGRSLLEAVQNLVDRDPGTSGVYLATTDDLNRDVYRQFGYETVATKRVDGSCVYHMFRPTDARESAV from the coding sequence ATGAGCCTCGACGCACTGTTCCCGCTCACGCCCGTCCTCGATCGTCTCCGTCGGGTGTCGTCGATCACGGTCGGCCCGGACACGGGGTCGACCGACGTCACGATCACCGCACTTCGCGAGGAGAACCTGCTCGAGGCGGCAGCCGTCCTCTCGGCCGCACTCGCCACCGAGACGTTCACGGAGACGACGTTTCACGACCGCGACGGGCGGTTCGATCGTGCCCTGCGTCGGATCGTCGAACTCCGCCTGCGAACGTACCTCGAGGTCGGCCAGCCCGTCTTCGTCGCGACCGTCGACGACCGGGTCGTCGGCGTGGCGATCGTCGATCGGCCGGGATTTCGCCCCTCTCGGTTGCGACTCGTACGGTCGCTCGTCGCCCGGTTGCCGTCGACGCTCAGACTGCTCGGACGGGCCGACTGGCCGGGCTGGTACCGCGTCTACCGGACGGCGACGCCGCCAGAGGTGTTACCGACGGCCACCTACACGCTCGAGGCGATCGGAATCGACCCCGACTGGCGTGGCAGGGGGATCGGCCGGTCGTTGCTCGAGGCCGTCCAGAACCTCGTCGACCGCGATCCCGGTACGTCGGGGGTGTACCTCGCGACGACGGACGACCTGAACCGGGACGTCTACCGCCAGTTCGGCTACGAAACGGTGGCGACGAAACGCGTCGACGGCAGCTGCGTCTACCACATGTTCCGGCCGACCGACGCTCGCGAGTCGGCCGTCTGA
- a CDS encoding S9 family peptidase, which yields MNRIEARDHRDLVQVEDPQVAPDGERVAFVRKTPDDDESYEATVYVVPVGGGQPRQFTVAEGVDGEPRWSPSGDRLAFVSTRGDDDDRPQLWLLSTDGGEARQLTTVVGGVADLEWSPDGSRLCFTQRVSADDREQERDLAVDPEYEPDEPDPRVIDRMIYRAHQEYFDGRRSHVYVLDVEAALEGDDAGIERLTDGDADYVAPTWGDAETVYYASKGDRPDDSITFDIYAHDLEGDGDAEIVTQTTGGVSMLDATADGRVAYPYTPEEKFSLRQTEIAVYDREREEEVIPTESLDRTFGYKGSFEWGPDEDLLYFSTPDEGSIVVHSVPGDASDDPRTIYGEGVTVEGFSVGENAIAYVQSEWDHPGDVFLSTRGGNEVTRLTRVNADYLNERAVSQPEELWFESEQGPVQGWVLTPPDFDPDETYPLVVEIHGGPHVQWTTAGTMWHEFQTLAARGYVVFWSNPRGSTGYGEEHAMAIERDWGEVTLTDVLAGVDEVCEREYVDTDNQFVTGGSFGGFMTAWTVGQTDRFAGAVSQRGVYDLTGFYGSTDAFMLVEGDFDTLPWEEPDFLWERSPVAHVPDVTTPTLVVHSDRDYRTPANTAELFYLGLKKYDVDTRLVRYPREGHELSRSGEPAHVVDRIERIARWFDGYSDHHDVPPALERDPDADLSAGADEDEE from the coding sequence ATGAACCGCATCGAAGCTCGCGATCATCGCGACCTCGTTCAGGTCGAGGATCCCCAGGTCGCACCCGACGGCGAACGCGTCGCGTTCGTCCGCAAGACTCCCGACGACGACGAGTCCTACGAGGCGACGGTGTACGTCGTCCCCGTCGGCGGCGGCCAGCCACGGCAGTTCACCGTCGCCGAGGGCGTCGACGGCGAACCGCGCTGGAGTCCCTCGGGCGACCGACTCGCGTTTGTCAGCACGCGTGGCGACGACGACGATCGGCCACAGCTGTGGCTCCTCTCTACCGACGGCGGCGAAGCCCGGCAGCTGACGACCGTGGTCGGCGGCGTCGCCGACCTCGAGTGGAGCCCCGACGGCTCCCGGCTCTGTTTCACCCAGCGAGTCAGCGCCGACGACCGCGAGCAAGAGCGCGACCTCGCCGTCGACCCGGAGTACGAACCCGACGAGCCCGATCCCCGCGTGATCGACCGGATGATCTACCGCGCCCACCAGGAGTACTTCGACGGGCGGCGAAGCCACGTCTACGTCCTCGACGTCGAGGCCGCACTCGAGGGCGACGACGCCGGGATCGAACGGCTCACCGACGGCGACGCCGACTACGTCGCGCCGACGTGGGGCGACGCCGAGACCGTCTACTACGCGTCGAAAGGCGATCGGCCGGACGACTCGATCACCTTCGACATCTACGCACACGACCTCGAGGGCGACGGCGACGCCGAGATCGTCACCCAGACGACGGGCGGGGTTTCGATGCTCGATGCGACCGCCGACGGCCGCGTGGCCTACCCGTACACGCCCGAGGAGAAGTTCTCGCTCCGCCAGACCGAGATCGCGGTCTACGACCGCGAGCGCGAGGAAGAAGTGATCCCCACCGAGTCGCTTGACAGGACGTTCGGCTACAAGGGCAGCTTCGAGTGGGGGCCGGACGAGGACCTGCTGTACTTCTCGACGCCCGACGAGGGTTCGATCGTCGTCCACTCGGTGCCGGGCGATGCGAGCGACGATCCGCGGACGATCTACGGCGAGGGCGTCACCGTCGAGGGCTTCTCGGTCGGTGAGAACGCAATCGCGTACGTCCAGAGCGAGTGGGACCACCCGGGCGACGTCTTCCTCTCGACGCGCGGCGGCAACGAGGTCACCCGGCTGACCCGCGTCAACGCCGACTACCTGAACGAACGGGCGGTTTCCCAGCCCGAAGAGCTATGGTTCGAAAGCGAGCAGGGGCCAGTCCAGGGGTGGGTGCTGACGCCGCCGGACTTCGACCCCGACGAGACCTACCCGCTGGTCGTCGAGATCCACGGTGGTCCCCACGTCCAGTGGACGACCGCGGGGACGATGTGGCACGAGTTCCAGACGCTCGCCGCCCGCGGTTACGTCGTCTTCTGGTCGAACCCGCGGGGATCGACGGGCTACGGCGAGGAGCACGCGATGGCGATCGAGCGCGACTGGGGAGAGGTCACGCTCACCGACGTGCTGGCCGGCGTCGACGAGGTCTGCGAGCGCGAGTACGTCGACACGGACAACCAGTTCGTCACCGGCGGTAGCTTCGGCGGCTTCATGACCGCCTGGACGGTCGGCCAGACCGATCGCTTCGCCGGCGCAGTCAGCCAGCGCGGCGTCTACGACCTCACCGGCTTCTACGGCTCGACGGACGCGTTCATGCTCGTCGAGGGCGACTTCGATACGCTCCCGTGGGAGGAACCCGACTTCCTCTGGGAGCGGTCGCCCGTGGCCCACGTCCCCGACGTGACGACCCCGACGCTCGTGGTACACTCCGACCGTGACTACCGCACGCCCGCGAACACCGCCGAACTGTTCTACCTCGGACTGAAGAAGTACGACGTCGATACCCGTCTCGTGCGCTACCCACGAGAGGGTCACGAACTCTCCCGTTCGGGCGAACCCGCACACGTCGTCGACCGCATCGAGCGCATCGCTCGCTGGTTCGACGGCTACTCCGACCACCACGACGTCCCACCTGCTCTAGAGCGCGACCCCGACGCCGACCTCTCGGCGGGTGCCGACGAGGACGAAGAGTAA
- a CDS encoding TRAP transporter permease: MSVETDTDAISDEEREEILQEVERQRSLRGPAAIAVALVGLAFSAFQMWLAARGFTFEIPIPFGEPYRLGQLQKLQLNAIHVSFALVIAFLLFPPTRGDGPVARRLGRLEPVARDRFGTDHVLTRVVERLGDGVRWFAVDREMERVTPFDLVLIVLSVVPTTYIVTEFDEVRETAVFGLASVRPIQEVYPVLEPIVSVVAAVGVPLDEISYAFLLGIVGVLVVLEATRRALGLLLTSLIAAFLAYARWGYVIPADSPIGALAIPPSGWDSIVRNMWYTTETGVFGTPVDVSVRFIYIFILFGAFLEMSGAGKWFIDLAYSLTGTRKGGPAKASVVSSGFMGMLSGSSIANTVTTGAFTIPLMKRSGYSREFSGAVEASASSGGQILPPVMGAAAFLIVELTGTPYPDVITAAALPAIAFFFGMWVMVHFEAARGGIGGLSRSELPDVRSHFLQGWFYLLPLVLLLYFLIGLRLSINRAGWYTIVTIVALIAVIAAYDERNRVPLLGTIGVLALAQLGAYATYGVGLVDALGVLAGIDAGGDPLSLDAAATAAVSDLGTIAILVSVAFMLARPNRDAPLLELDDAVDESAANGAAALGRPDLADNTAFQFGSFILKSMASGARTATTVVIAVAAAGIIPGVISVSGLGPNLTQLITTVSGDSMLLLMVMAGVAAIIFGMGMPTTVMYIILVAMLGPALESLGVVVLAAHLYILYFGLMADVTPPVAVAAFAAAGVAKADEFGTAAIAFLLSLNKILVPFAFVFSPGILLIQPTENGFDMVGLAELTDLGYAVPEVLIPIVGMFLGIYTLGIAIIGYQYATVDGLERVLFSLSSIFLMVPDIPLRILEGALGLAGAELGLTAFVFTVSLRAVGLALLAGLTSRNRRQSPKAETEEATTVAPGDA, translated from the coding sequence ATGAGTGTAGAGACCGACACGGACGCAATCTCCGACGAAGAACGAGAAGAGATCCTGCAGGAGGTCGAGCGACAACGATCGCTTCGCGGACCCGCGGCAATCGCAGTCGCGCTCGTCGGGCTCGCCTTCTCGGCGTTCCAGATGTGGCTCGCCGCCCGCGGGTTCACCTTCGAGATACCGATCCCGTTCGGGGAGCCCTACCGGCTCGGCCAGCTCCAGAAGCTCCAGCTCAACGCGATCCACGTCTCGTTCGCGCTCGTGATCGCGTTCCTCCTCTTTCCGCCGACCCGCGGCGACGGCCCCGTCGCCCGCCGGCTCGGCCGACTCGAGCCCGTCGCTCGCGATCGGTTCGGTACCGATCACGTCCTGACGCGCGTCGTCGAACGGCTCGGCGACGGCGTCCGCTGGTTCGCCGTGGATCGAGAGATGGAGCGGGTGACGCCCTTCGACCTCGTGTTGATCGTGCTCTCGGTCGTTCCGACCACCTACATCGTGACCGAGTTCGACGAGGTCCGAGAGACGGCCGTCTTCGGACTCGCTAGCGTACGGCCGATCCAGGAGGTCTACCCGGTACTCGAGCCGATCGTGTCGGTCGTCGCCGCCGTCGGCGTGCCACTCGACGAGATTTCCTACGCCTTCCTGCTCGGCATCGTCGGCGTTCTGGTCGTCCTCGAGGCGACCCGTCGGGCGCTCGGACTGCTGCTCACGTCGCTGATCGCGGCGTTTCTCGCCTACGCCCGCTGGGGGTACGTCATCCCCGCCGACTCGCCCATCGGCGCGCTTGCGATCCCGCCGTCCGGGTGGGACAGCATCGTCCGGAACATGTGGTACACGACCGAAACCGGCGTCTTCGGGACGCCGGTCGACGTCAGCGTTCGGTTCATCTACATCTTCATCCTCTTTGGCGCGTTCCTCGAGATGAGCGGGGCCGGCAAGTGGTTCATCGACCTCGCGTACTCGCTGACGGGGACCCGCAAGGGCGGCCCCGCGAAAGCCAGCGTCGTCTCGAGTGGCTTCATGGGGATGCTGTCGGGTTCGTCGATCGCCAACACGGTGACGACGGGGGCGTTCACGATCCCGCTGATGAAACGCTCGGGGTACTCGCGGGAGTTCTCGGGTGCAGTCGAGGCGTCTGCCTCCTCGGGTGGGCAGATCCTGCCGCCCGTGATGGGCGCGGCGGCGTTCCTGATCGTCGAACTGACCGGGACGCCCTACCCCGACGTGATCACCGCGGCCGCGCTCCCGGCGATCGCGTTCTTCTTCGGGATGTGGGTCATGGTCCACTTCGAGGCCGCCCGCGGCGGCATCGGTGGGCTCTCGCGAAGCGAACTGCCGGACGTCCGCTCGCACTTCCTGCAGGGCTGGTTCTACCTACTGCCGCTCGTGCTCCTGCTGTACTTCCTGATCGGTCTTCGCCTCTCGATCAACCGCGCCGGCTGGTACACGATCGTCACGATCGTTGCGCTCATCGCCGTCATCGCGGCGTACGACGAACGAAACCGCGTACCGTTGCTCGGCACGATCGGCGTTCTCGCGCTCGCACAGCTGGGTGCTTACGCGACCTACGGCGTCGGCCTCGTCGACGCACTCGGCGTGCTGGCCGGGATCGACGCCGGTGGTGATCCGCTCTCGCTCGATGCCGCCGCGACTGCCGCCGTCTCCGACCTCGGGACTATCGCGATTCTCGTGAGCGTCGCGTTCATGCTCGCCCGGCCGAACCGCGATGCGCCGCTGCTCGAGCTCGACGACGCGGTCGACGAGAGCGCGGCGAACGGCGCTGCTGCGCTCGGACGGCCGGATCTGGCCGACAACACGGCGTTCCAGTTCGGGAGTTTTATCCTGAAGTCGATGGCCTCCGGCGCGCGGACGGCGACGACGGTCGTCATCGCCGTCGCCGCGGCGGGCATCATCCCCGGCGTCATCAGCGTCTCCGGACTCGGACCGAACCTCACGCAACTCATCACGACGGTCAGCGGCGATTCGATGCTCCTGTTGATGGTCATGGCAGGGGTCGCCGCGATCATCTTCGGGATGGGGATGCCGACGACCGTCATGTACATCATCCTGGTCGCGATGCTCGGCCCCGCCCTCGAGAGCCTGGGCGTCGTGGTGCTGGCCGCACACCTGTACATCCTCTACTTCGGGCTGATGGCCGACGTCACGCCCCCGGTCGCGGTCGCGGCGTTCGCCGCCGCCGGCGTCGCCAAAGCCGACGAGTTCGGCACGGCGGCGATCGCCTTCCTGCTCTCGCTGAACAAGATCCTCGTCCCGTTCGCGTTCGTCTTCTCGCCGGGCATCCTGTTGATCCAGCCGACCGAAAACGGGTTCGACATGGTCGGTCTGGCGGAACTCACCGACCTCGGCTACGCCGTCCCCGAGGTCCTCATCCCGATCGTCGGGATGTTCCTCGGCATCTACACGCTCGGCATCGCGATCATCGGCTACCAGTACGCGACCGTCGACGGCCTCGAGCGAGTGCTGTTCTCGCTGTCGTCGATCTTCCTCATGGTGCCGGACATCCCGCTGCGGATCCTCGAGGGGGCGCTCGGCCTCGCCGGAGCCGAACTTGGGCTGACCGCGTTCGTCTTCACCGTCTCGCTTCGCGCCGTCGGCCTCGCGCTGCTCGCCGGACTGACCAGTCGCAACCGCCGCCAGTCGCCAAAAGCCGAGACGGAAGAAGCGACGACGGTTGCGCCAGGCGACGCCTGA
- the hisB gene encoding imidazoleglycerol-phosphate dehydratase HisB: protein MSERTATVSRETAETTIDLTLDVDGTGETDVETGIGFFDHMLTSFAKHGLFDLTVECDGDLEIDDHHTIEDVAIVLGTAFDEALGDRSGIVRFADRRVPLDEAVASVVVDVSGRPVFRFDGDFSQERVGGMTSHMAKHFLRSLATNAGLTLHADVVGENAHHEIEALFKATARTLDDATRIDDRREGTPSTKGKL from the coding sequence ATGAGCGAGCGAACCGCGACCGTCTCGCGGGAGACCGCCGAGACGACCATCGACCTCACCCTCGACGTCGACGGGACCGGCGAGACAGACGTCGAGACCGGCATCGGCTTCTTCGATCACATGCTGACGTCGTTCGCCAAACACGGTCTGTTCGACCTCACGGTCGAGTGTGACGGCGACCTCGAAATCGACGACCACCACACGATCGAGGACGTGGCGATCGTCCTCGGGACGGCGTTCGACGAGGCGCTGGGCGATCGATCGGGGATCGTCCGCTTTGCCGACCGCCGGGTGCCACTCGACGAGGCAGTCGCCAGCGTCGTCGTCGACGTCAGCGGACGTCCCGTCTTCCGATTCGACGGTGACTTCTCCCAGGAACGGGTCGGTGGGATGACCAGCCACATGGCGAAACACTTCCTGCGATCGCTGGCGACAAACGCCGGGCTGACGCTGCACGCCGACGTGGTCGGCGAGAACGCCCACCACGAGATCGAGGCGCTGTTCAAGGCCACCGCACGGACCCTCGACGACGCGACGCGGATCGACGACCGCCGCGAGGGGACGCCCAGTACGAAAGGGAAACTCTAG
- the upp gene encoding uracil phosphoribosyltransferase: protein MTIEDRDEAHLVTHALAKHTLSQLRDVETEQVSFRKGLVKLGRICGYEIIDGRMETEYVEIETPLEETMGERVKGLDNVVIINVLRAATPFVEGLLKAFPRARQGVISASRNEEAGRDEDGSFPITVDYVKLPEITEEDTVIVADPMLATGSTMCTVLDHVIENSADPEHLIVLSAVSAPEGLLRVGEAFPDVDLLTVAIDDRLDDDGFIVPGLGDAGDRAFRTT from the coding sequence ATGACGATCGAAGACCGGGACGAGGCACATCTCGTCACGCACGCGCTGGCCAAACACACTCTCTCGCAGTTGCGAGACGTCGAGACCGAACAGGTCAGTTTCCGGAAAGGGCTCGTCAAACTCGGGCGCATCTGTGGCTACGAGATCATCGATGGGCGAATGGAGACGGAGTACGTCGAGATCGAGACGCCACTCGAGGAGACGATGGGCGAGCGCGTCAAGGGACTGGACAACGTGGTCATCATCAACGTGTTGCGGGCGGCGACGCCGTTCGTCGAGGGGCTGCTCAAGGCGTTCCCGCGGGCGCGCCAGGGTGTCATCAGCGCGAGCAGAAACGAGGAGGCGGGACGCGACGAGGATGGGTCGTTCCCGATCACGGTCGACTACGTCAAACTGCCCGAGATCACCGAGGAGGACACGGTGATCGTCGCCGACCCGATGCTCGCGACCGGGAGCACGATGTGTACGGTGTTAGATCACGTCATCGAGAACTCCGCCGACCCCGAGCACCTGATCGTTCTCTCGGCGGTCTCGGCACCTGAAGGGCTGCTCCGCGTCGGCGAGGCGTTCCCCGACGTCGACCTGCTGACCGTCGCGATCGACGACCGCCTCGACGACGACGGCTTCATCGTCCCGGGTCTGGGCGACGCCGGCGACCGCGCGTTCCGGACGACCTGA